The genomic window TCTTCGAGATCAGCACCGACAAGGTGGACGCGGAGATACCCGCGCCCTCGGCGGGCGTGCTGGCGGAGATCATGGTCAAGGAAGGCCAGACCGTTCCGGTGCAGACCATCGTCGCCCGGATCGAGACGGACAAGTCGGCCGTCGGTGCGGCGCCCGTGCCGAGCGCTCCGGCCCCGGCAGCCGCGGCTCCCGCGCCGGCGGCGCCGAAGGCCGCGGCTCCCGCTCCGGCCGCTGCTCCCGTTGCCGCTCCCGCGGTGACCAGGAGTGGCGACACGGCGCCGCCGTGGCGCGCGCCGGCGCCGGCGCCGTCCTTCGAGGGCCCGGAGACCGCGGAGGAACGTCTTCGCCGCAAGTCCACGCCCTTGGTGCGCAAGATCGCGGCCGAGCACCAGGTGGACATAGCCGCGATCCCGGGCAGCGGCTTCGCCGGCCGCGTGACCAAGAAGGACATCCTGGGCTACTTGGACGCGGGCACCTTGGAAGCGGGCACCGGCGCACCGGCGCACGGCCGCACCGAAGCGGGTGCGCCACCCCGTGCGGCTGGTGCGCCCGTGCCCTCGGTGCCCGCTGGGGCGTGGGAGGCGACGCCCTGGCCCGGCGACCGCGTCGAGCCGATGAGCCGCATCCGCCAACTCACCGCCGAGCACATGATCTTCTCGCGGCGCACTTCGGCGCACGTCACCTCGTTCTACGAGGTGGACATGCAGCGCATCGCGAAGCTGCGGGAGGCGCACAAGAAGGAGTTCGAGGGTCGCGGCGCGAAGCTCACCTACCTCGGCTTCATCGTGAAGACGGTGGCGGACCAGCTCCGCAAGCACCACGTCCTCAACGCCGCGGTGCAGGGCAGCAACATCATCTATCGGCAACAGATCAACGTCGGCATCGCGGTGGCGCTCGACTGGGGCCTCATCGTGCCGGTGATCAGGAACGCGGACGAGCTGTCGCTCCTCGGCATCGCCAAGACCATGGCGGACCTCGCCGATCGTGCCCGGAACAAGAAGCTAAAGCCCGATGAGGTGCAGGGCGGTACCTTCACGATCACCAACCCCGGCGTGTTCGGCTCGTACATCGGCGCGCCGATCATCAACCAGCCGCAGGTCGCCATCCTCGGCGTGGGCGCGATCGAGAAGCGGCCCAAGGTCGTGACGACCGAGGACGGCACCGACCTCATCGTGCCCCGGATGACCACGATGCTGTCCATCTCCTACGACCACCGGATCGTGGACGGCGCCGACGCCGACCGCTTCATGGCCGATCTCAAGGCCGGGCTTCAGGACTTCTCCGAGGGCGCGCTCTGAGCCGGCATCTTTTCGTGCTGATCTTCGAGGCGTCCCCCGGCAGCGAGGAACGCGCCGACGACGTGATGCGCGCGGCGCGGGCGCGCGCCGAGCCGGCGGGGTGGCACTGCTGGGCGTACCGGAACGAGATCGCACCGAACGAGATAACTTTGTTCCTGGAGGGACCGACGGCCGCGGGCGACGAAGCGCCCGTATTCGGCGACGAGATCGCAGAGCTCAGGGCGCTCGCGCGCCGCTTCGAGCCGGTCCGGTCCCTGGTCGAGCATCCGCTGGAGAGTGGAGCCGCATGATCGAACGCACTTTGATCGTGGAAGGACAGGCGTGGGCCGTGTCCATCGCGGGCCGGTTCACCGTGTACGAGCGGGACGAGTTCCCGGTGCTCTTCGAGCGGCGAGACGCGCACGGCAAGCGGGAGCGGAGGGTGAGCCGCTTCTCGCCGCTCGGAAGCAAGAGCCGCGCCCCGGCTCTGGCCGAGCTGACGGATGCGGAGTTGACGACGCTGTACCGGCAGAGCCAGCCGGACTGGACCTCGCCGGAGCTCGGCTATGCGCGCTCCTGACTCGGACCTTCCGCTGGCGGTAGGGAGCAGCGCGCCCGACTTCGAGCTTGACGCCACTCAAGGCCGCCGCGTGAAGCTGAGCACGCTCCTCCAGAAGGGTCACGTTGCGCTCTACTTCTATCCCGGAAACAACACTCCGGGCTGAAACAAGCAGCTCTCCTCCGTGCGCGAGGAGCAGAGCAACTATGTGGCCAAGGGCGTGCAGACGTTCGGGGTGAACCCGGCATCGGTGGAAAGTCACGAGAAGTACGCGGAGAAATTCAAGTTCAACTTCCCGCTGGTCTCCGATCCAGACCGAAAGGCGGCCGCGGCGTACCACGCCCTGAAGCCCGACGGGAAAGGGATCGCCCGCACGGTGTATCTGATCGGCCGGAGCGGTACGGTGTTGTTCGCGCAGCGTGGCGCACCGGGCGCGGACGTGATCCTCTCGGCGCTGGACTAGGGAACGCGATGGCCGGCGACTTTGACTTCTCGGGCCGAGTGGCGGTCGTGACCGGGGTCGGGCGCGTAGGCCAGATCGGCCATGCGGTCGCCCAGGGCTTCGGCCGCGCGGGCGCCAAGCTTGTCGTCGCCGACCGGAACGCGGTGGAGGTGGCGGCGCGCGCCAGGGAGTTCATGGCCCAGGGCATCGAGGCGCGCCCGGCCGCAGGTGACCTGACGGAGCCGGACGTCGCGCAGTGGATAGTGGAGGAAGCGCTCCAGGCGTTCGGGCGGCTCGACATTCTGGTCAACGTGGCGGGCGGTCTCACCGGCTACGGGCCGATGCTGGAGATGGACGTCAGCGTCCTCGACCGCGAGATCGCCGTGAACGTGAAGACTACGTACCTCGTCTCGCGCGCCGCGGCCAAGGTCATGGTGGGGCAGCGGAGGGGCGCGATCGTCAATTTCGCCTCCATCTCTGCGATCCACGCCAAGCCCTCGATGGCCGCCTATTCCGCCGCCAAAGCGGGCGTCGCCGCGCTCACCCGGAGCCTCGCCCTGGAGCTGCGCGACCATGGCGTCCGCGTCAATGCCGTCGCGCCGGGCGTGGTCCGCACCGACGACAACGTTCGGACCACCGCCGAGCAACCGCCGCGTTGGGTGGAGATCGACGAGATCGTGAACGCGGTGCTGTTCCTCGCCTCGGATCTCTCGGCCGGCATCACCGGCCATGTGCTGCCCGTTTCGCACGGGGAACTCTAGAGCCGTGGAGCTGCGCGGCCGTAATGCGCTGGTAACCGGGGCCGGCATCCGGCTCGGGCGCGCCATCGCCTTCGGGTTGATGCGGCGCGGGGTCAACGTCGCGGTCCACTACTTCCATTCAGCGCACGGCGCCCGGTCCACGGCCGTCGAGGGTGAGGCGGGGGGCGTGAAGATCGCGCTGCTCGAAGCCGATGTGTCGGACGCCGTCCAGGCGGAGGCGCTCGCGGGCCGCGCCTCCGAAGCGCTCGGAGGTCTGGACATCGTGGTGAACAGCGCCGCGATCATGGAGCGCCGCCCGCTCGCCGAGGTCACGCCGGCGGATTGGGACCGGACCATGGACTTGAACCTGCGCGGCGCCTTCTTCGTGGCGAAGGGCGCGGCCTCGGTCATGGCGGAGAAGGGCGGCGCCATCGTCAACATGGCCGACATCGCGGCCTTCGAGCGCTGGAAACAGTACCCGGCGCACTGCATCAGCAAGGCCGGCATCGTCGCGATGACGGAGCTGCTGGCGAAGACCCTCGCGCCGAAGATCCGCGTGAACGCCGTAGCGCCGGGCGCCGTGCTCCTGCCGGAAGACTGGAGCGCCGGCGCGCGCGCGCGGGTGGTCGGATCCACCCCGCTGGGCCGGCTGGGCAGTCCGGGCGACGTGGTGGGCGCGGTGCTGTTCCTGATCGAGCAGGAGTACATCACCGGGGAGACGCTCGTCGTGGACGGCGGGCGGTTGCTGAGATGACCGGCGCGCCGGAAGCGCGATACCTGGAACCCGGCGAGCCGGGAACTACGTTACCACTATCATGAAGAACTACGACCTGATCATCGTCGGCGCCGGACCGGCCGGCCTTTGCGCGGCGCTCTACGCGGGCCGCTCCATGCTGAAGAGCGTGGTGATCGAGCGCGGCGCCCCGGGGGGGGAGCTCCTGAACACCGAGCTCATCGAGGACTATCCGGGCTTCGAGTCCATCAAGGGTTTCGAGCTGTCGGAGAAGATGGCGGCGCATGCGCTCAAGTTCGGCACCGAGATGGTGACGGACACGGTGGCGAGCGTCGAGAAGCGCGACGACGGCACGTTCCTGGTCACGACAGAAAACGGTGAAAATTTCGAGGCGCCGGCCGTGATCCTCACCGCGGGCGGCACCCCCACCAAACTCGGCGTTCCGGGCGAGGCGGAATACGCGGGCAAGGGCGTGTCGTACTGCGCCGTGTGCGACGGGCACTTCTTTCGCGGCGAGGTGCTCGCGGTCGTCGGCGGCGGCGACGCGGCGTGCGAGGAGGCCGAGTTCCTGACCCGGTACGCGTCCAAGGTCTTCATCATCCATCGCCGGAACGCTTTTCGCGCCTCGCCCATCATCCAGAAGCGCGTCTTCGAGAATCCGAAGATCGAGGTGGTCTGGGACACGGTCGTCGAGCACATCGAGGGCGACGGGAAGGCCGTCAAGCACCTCGCGGTCAGGAACGCCGTCAGCGGCGCGACGTCGCAGCTGCCGGTCGGCGGCGTGTTCGTCTTCATCGGCTTCCAGCCCAACACAGGCGTCGTGAAGGGGCACTTCAAGCATGATGCCGCGGGTTACATCGTCACGGACGAGGTGATGATGAGCTCGATCCCGGGCCTCTTCGCGGCGGGCGACCTGCGGGCGCAGCTCACTCGGCAAATCACGACGGCGGTCGGCGACGCCACGACCGCGGTCATCGCCGCGTCCAAGTACCTCGCCGCGCTCAAGGACCGCGAGGCCGCCAAGACGGCTCAGCCGGTTGGCAGCGCCTAGGGTCGTCACGCTCACCAACGGCGCCTTCGCCGAGAACTGCTACCTGGTCGCCGACCCGGAGCGCGGGGAGGCGGTCATCATCGATCCCGGCGAGGAAGCGGGCCTCTTCCTCGCCCGCGCGCGCCACGAGCGCTGGACGCTGCGCGCCGTCTGGCTGACGCACGCGCACCTCGACCACGTGGCAGGGGTGGCGGAGGTCAAGGCCGCGACGGGTGTCCCGGTGCACCTTCACCCTGCCGACCGGCGCCTCTACGATTCGCTCCCGGTACAGGCACAGATGTTCGGCCTCTCCGCTGACGCGCCCCCTCCCCCCGACGCGGACCTGGCCGAGGGCCAGACCGTGAGCGTGGGCGGCCTGGCGTTCGCGGTGCTGCACACTCCCGGCCACACCCCGGGCGGAGTGACCTTCGTCGGCTACGGATCGGCTTTCGCGGGAGACGCGCTATTCGCCGGATCGATCGGCCGCACCGATCTGCCCGGCGGCGACACCGCCACGCTGCTCGCCAGCATCCGGGAAAAGCTCTTCGCCCTGCCGGATGAGACCGTCGTGTATTCCGGCCATGGCCCCGAAACGACGATCGGGGAGGAGAAGCGGTCCAACCCATTCGTGAAGCTGGTGCCCGGGATCAACGCGTGCCTCAAGTGCGGCGCCGAGGTCCGCCCGAAGCCGTGGGGGTGCAAGAACCCGTGCGCCAACTGTGGGTTCGTGTATCCGCTGGGGGACTGTTCCGATTAAGGGGGAGCGGGGAGCGGTACCTCCCGTTGCTCGCCGCGGCGCCAGCAAGCCGCGACGGGCATCCGAAGGTACCGCTCCCCGCTCCCCGCTCCCCGTGCTGGTGGCCGTTCTTGCCCTCGGAGCGATCCTCGTAGTCCGCGCCCCCGCCCAGCAATCGTGCCCGGCACCGCGCCCTTCGCAGTGGTCCGCTGTCCGCGACACTCTCTGGCCGCTCATCGTTCATCGCGACGGCGACGCTACGTGGGCGCACCTCGAGCCGGCGGCGCTGCCCGGCCAGAGCGCGACGTGGTGCAACCCGCTCGCGGCCGACGCGAGCGCCCGGTCAGCCGGGCCCTTGCTCTACGCGCAGTATTGCGCCAGCTGTCACGGCGACGAGGGCCGGGGCAACGGACCCGGTGCCGCGGTCGCCGACCCGCCGCCGTATGACTTCACCAGGCCCGAGTTCGCCGGGATGCGTGAGCCCCCGGGCCCGGCCGTCCTCTACGCGATGGTGACGCGCGGCATCGACGGTACCACGATGCGCGCGCACCGCGAGGTGTTGAGCGGGTGGGAACGGCTCGCGGTGATCGCGTACATCATGGAGATGCCGGGCCGCGCGGCGGCTCAGAACAGTCGCGCGTGGGCGGACACGCTCCGCGCCAGGCGCGATCGCCACTAGCTTCGGGTGATGCCGATGAGCATGACCGTGCGCTCGTGCGCGGCCGGCACACCATGCGGAACGCCCTCCGGCGCGAAGACCAGATCGCCGGCCCCCACTTCGCGCGTTTCGTCGCCGACCGTCACGGTGGCCTTCCCGCTCAACACCAGATAGAATTTGTCCGCGCCCTCGTGAGCGTGGGCCTTCTGCGATTGGCCCGGCTCGAAGCAGTTCAGGCCGAGCCGCAGTCGCGGGGTCGCGAAGCAGTCCAGCTTCTGCATCTTCAGGGCGGCGAATACCGCCCGGGCCGCGACATCGGGAAAGAAGTTCACCATGGGCGATTCCTGGTTGGACACGGACGCACCTCTTGTGGAACGGAAGACTTCCATGACCGATACGCGCATCGAGCGCGATCCTCTGGGCGAACTGGAGGTGCCGGCCTCGGCCCTCTACGGAGTCCAGACGGAGCGCGCCCGCCGCAATTTCCCCATCTCCGGCCTGAAGCCGCTGCCCGCCTTCGTGGACGCCGTCATCCTGATCAAGAAGGCCGCGGCGCTGACCCACCGCGAGACGGGCCGGCTCGACGCGAGGCTCGCCGATGCCATCGCCCGCGCCGCCGACGAGGTGCTGGGCGGGCAGCACCGCGACCAGTTCGTGGTGGACGTATATCAGGCCGGCGCCGGCACCTCGCACAATATGAACTGCAACGAAGTGCTGGCCAACCGCGCCAACGAGCTCCTCGGCCGGAAGCGCGGCGAATACCAGCCGATCCACCCCAACGATCACGTCAACATGGCCCAAAGCACCAATGATGTGATCCCCACCGCCATCCGCCTGGGCGCGCTGTCGCGACTGGCGGGTCTGCTCGGGGCGCTTGACCGTCTCGCTGACGCGTTCGCCGAGAAAGGCAGAGCGTTCGACCACATCATGAAGTCGGGCCGTACCCATCTTCAGGACGCGACCCCGATCCGCCTCGGCCAGGAGTTCGCGGCGTACACCGGCACCATCCGCCGCGGCCGCGCCCGCATCGAGCGGTCGGCGGACGATCTGCGCGACCTCGGCATCGGCGGCACGGCCGTCGGCACCGGTCTCAACGCGGAGCCGCAGTACCCGACCCTGATGGTGAAGCACCTCAAGGCGCTCACCGGCCTCGAGCTCCGTGCCGGCGCGGACCGCGTCCAGCTGATGCAGTCGCTCGGCGACGTGGCCGCCTTCTCGGGAGCGCTGCGCGCCTATGCCATAGATCTCAACAAGATCGCGAACGACCTGCGCCTGCTCGCCTCCGGCCCACGCACCGGCTTCGCGGAGATCCTCCTGCCCGCGGTGCAGCCGGGCTCGAGCATCATGCCCGGCAAGGTGAACCCCAGCATCGCCGAGATGGTGAACCAGGTCTGCTATCAGGTGATGGGGAACGACCAGACAGTGGCGCTCGCGGCGGAGGCCGGCCAGCTGGAGCTGAACGTCATGATGCCGGTCATCGCGCACAACCTGATCTTCGCGATGGAGATCCTGACCAGCGCCTCGGCGGTGCTGAACGAGCGGTGCGTGGCCGGCATCCAAGCCGACGAGGCTGCCTGCGCGCACTGGCTCGAGCGGAGCCCCGCGATCGTCACGGCGCTGGCCCCGAAGATCGGCTACGCCGAGGCCGCGAAGCTCGCCAAGGAAGCGGTGGCGAAGAACGTCACGGTCCGCCAGCTAGTCGAGGAGAAGGGGATCCTCAAAGGCAAGGAGCTGGAAGACATCCTCGACTACCGGAAGATGACCGAGCTGGGGGTCCCTGGAGAGGGTCAGAGCTCCGCCGGCTGATCAGCGCGTCCGCGGAGCCGAGGCTCCCAGGTTGCCCGGCGGGCCTCGAAGGACCGTCAGGGCTGAGGCTCGCGTCCACGGGCGGGCACGAAGAGGGGCTCTCCGAACCTGGATTCGCCGAACCGGCCGAGGAGATCCTGCACCCGCTCCGAGACCATCCAATCCGCGAAGGCGCGCGCCCCCGCCGCATTCACCCGCGGGCGTCCCGCCGGGTTCACCTCTATCACGTGGTAGACATTGAGTAATGCCGGCTCGCGCTCGCGCATCGGTACAAGGCTCACCCGGGAGCGAAGGCTGCCGTACGTCGCCCGGTCGGTGAGCGTGTACCCGCGCCGCTCGTCGGCGATCAGCAGCGTCATCGACATTCCCTGTCCGCTCTCCAGGTAGCCCGGCCAGGCGGGCCGGCCCCCGGCCTCCCGCCAGAGCAGAAGTTCCCGCTGATGAGTGCCTGACGAATCACCGCGCGACACCAACACGGCGCGTGCCGCGGCCATCCGCCGCATCGCCTCGGCGGCGGTCGGTGCGTCGCGGACTGAGGCAGGATCGTCCGCCGGCCCGACGATCGTGAAGTAGTTTGACGCCACAACGAAGCGCCGTACCGCGTTCCCGGCGCGAACGAACGCTTCTTCCGAGGCGGGCGAGTGTACCAGCAGCACGTCCGCGTCGCCGCGCTCCCCCATCCGCAGGGCCTGCCCCGAGCCCACCGCGACCACCCGCAAGTGATAGCCGGTCGCGCGCTCGAAGGCCGGCCCCAGGGAATCGAGCAGGCCGGTGTCGTACAGCGAGGTCGTCGTGGCCAGCAGCACGACGCCGCGGGAAGGCGCCTGCGCCGAGCCAATTGAGGGCACGAGAGTTGCAATTGTCAGTAGTGCCGTCAGGCGCACGCGCTGCTCCTATCCCACTGTGGGTCTGTAGGATATGGGGCCGACGGCGGTCGTGCAAAGACGACGGGGATCCCGGAGTTTGGGACATTGCGGCCCACGGCCGCGGAGGAGGCGTGTACATGCGCGTGACAACCTGGGCCGAATACGGCCTGATGGTGACGATCCATCTGGCACGGCGGGCCGGCGAGGGCCCGGTCCCGGCCCGCGAGATGGCGGAGAAGGAACAGCTCCCGGCCGATTACGTCGAGCAGATCCTGCTGCGACTTCGGCGGGCCGGACTCGTGAACTCGGTGCGAGGCGCCCGCGGCGGCTACATGCTTGCCCGTCCGGCCGCCGAGGTCTCGGTAAAGGACGTCCTCGACGCCTCCGAGCACGGAACCTTCGAGGTCAACTGCGAGCGCCATCAGGTGGGCGTCGCGCGTTGCGCTCCGGATGCCTCGTGCTCCATCAGGCCGGTCTGGCAACTGCTCCATCGGAGGATCGACGAGGTGCTCGATGCGATCCACCTGTCGGACCTGATGCTGGATGAGTCCGAGGTCCGGGTGGCGATCGGTCTCGAGGAAGCGGCCGTCCCGGTCTGAGCCTTGCGCGGGGCCCCCGCGCCGGCGTTCGTTCCGGTGTGACCGGATCGCGAACGGCGGCGGCGGGGTCCCCGGCGCTGACAACCGAAGAACTGGCGCGATACGCGCGCCACCTGGTGCTGCCGCAGGTCGGTATTGACGGCCAGCGGCAGCTCAAGGCGGCGCGCGTTCTGCTGATCGGAATGGGTGGCCTGGGCTCTCCGGCCGGCCTCTACCTCGCGGCTGCGGGCGTCGGCACGCTCGGCCTGGTGGATTTCGACGTCGTCGAGCACTCGAATCTCCAGCGCCAGGTGGTCCACGGCACGGCGGACGTAGGACGCTCGAAGGTCGCTTCCGCCGCTGCGCGCCTCGCGGACGTCAATCCCAACGTCTCCATCGAGCCGCACGAGACGCGGCTCGCCAGCGGCAACGCGCTCGGGATCCTTGCCGAGTACGACGTGATAGTGGACGGGAGCGACAACTTCCCGACGCGTTATCTGGTGAACGATGCGTGTGTCCTGCTCGGCAAGCCCGACGTTTACGGGAGCATCTACCGATTCGAGGGGCAGGTTTCGGTTTTCTGGGGCGAGCGCGGGCCGTGTTACCGCTGCCTCTACCGCGACCCGCCTACTCCCGAGCTGGTGCCGTCGTGCGCGGAGGGCGGCGTACTCGGCGTGCTGCCTGGGATCATCGGGTCGCTTCAGGCCATGGAGGCGATCAAGCTGCTGCTCGGCGCGGGCGATACGCTGGTCGGACGGCTCGTGCTGCTCGATGCCCTGAAGATGGGCTTTCGAGAGTTGACGCTGGACAAGGATCCCGGGTGCCCCGCGTGCGGCGAGCATCCCACGATCGACCACCTGATCGACTACGAGGCGTTCTGCGGTGTGGCGCCGCCGGCGCGGGAGGGAGCCGACGCCATGGAAGTGACGGCCCGCGAGCTGAAGGACGAGCTGGAGCGTGGCAAGCGCGTCGTGCTCGTCGATGTGCGCGAACAGTACGAGTGGGAGATCTGCCACATCGATGGGAGCACCTTGATTCCGCTCGGCGAGCTGCAGGACCGGACCGCCGAGCTCGATCCGGATGCCGACATCGTGACGATCTGCCACCAGGGGTCCCGCGCGCGACAGGCTGCGTTCTTCCTGCGGGCCGAAGGAAAGAAGGGAGTGCGCACCCTGACCGGTGGGGTGGATGCGTGGGCGATGGACGTCGATCGGGGGATGGCGAAGTACTGAAGTGCCGAAGGTGGGACTCGAACCCACACGGGCTTGCGCCCACGGCGCCCTGAACGCCGCGCGTCTACCAGTTCCACCACTCCGGCGAAGGGATGCATAATACGCTGAAGAGCCCCAGAGTTGAAGAGTTGGACTTTTCGACTCTGCAACCCGTTCTTGTCTCCCCGGAACCCTCTCTCTATCTTCGGTTTACGACACGCGTGGCCTCGATTCTCCAGCCCCCATCAACCGCCCGTCCTCCCCGGGCCGCCCGCCCGATTCGGGCCATTGCCCGGAATCCGCGCGCGCGTCACGACTACGAGATCCTCGACAAGTGGGAAGCGGGGCTGGTGCTCTCCGGCACCGAGGTGAAGGCGCTCCGGGCCGGGCGCGCGACCCTGGTGGGCGCCTTCGCGCGGGTGAAGCGCGGTGAGGTATGGCTCGAGGGCCTGCACATCCCGCCGTACGATGCGGGCAACATCCACAACCACGATCCGCTCCGCACCCGCAAGCTGCTCATGCATCGCAAGGAGATCCGGCGCCTGATCGGGGCGGTGGAACAGAAGGGATTCGCGCTGGTCCCGCTGGAGCTCTACTTCAAGGGGCCTAACGCGAAGGTGGTGGTCGCGCTGGGGAGGGGCAAGAAGGACCACGACCGTCGTGAGGACATCAAGAAGCGCGACGCGGAGCGTGAGATGGCGCGGGTGGCGAGGCGGCGGTGAGCGCGCGGCTGGCGGCGGCGGCGCTCCTGGCGTGGTACTCGGTGGCGCCGATCGCGGTCACGATCGCCTCGCCCCGGGGCGAGCGCCGGGTGCCGGTGAGGGTCGAGCGCGGGTATCCTGCCGTCGCCGTGGCCCAGCTCGCCCCGGTCCTCAGCGTGGAAGCGGCCGCGCCGCAGGCCGGCGCCGTGTCGGTCAGGGTGCTGGGCCGGCAGTTCGATTTCGTGCTCGACGCCGGCTATTTCCGCTTCGACGGTCGGATCTACACCTTGGCGGGAAGCCCGTACGTCGCGCGCGACTCCGTGTTCCTTCCGTTCCAGTGGCTGGTCGAGTATCTCCCGCGTTTCTTCGATGGCGTCTTCCGATACGACGTCGCGCGCGGACGGTTCGAGGAGCGGCCCGGGGGCGCCGCCCTGCGTCCCGCCGCGCCGGGCGCCGCTTTGCCGGCGGTGCCGGCCGTCGGGGTGAGGACGCCGGCGGCCGCGCATCGTCGCCGGGTCGTGGCGCTGGATCCCGGTCACGGCGGCCCCGACCTCGGCATGACCGGGCCGCTCGGCGGCCGGCCGTTCCTGCGCGAGAAGGACGTGACGCTCGCGGTCTCGCGCCTGGTGGCCGAGGAGTTGCGGCGGCGCGACGTGGGCGTGGTGCTCACCCGCACGTCCGACACCCTCATCGCCCTAGGCGATCGCGGGCGGATCGCGGGGGCGCGCGGCGCTGACCTGTTCGTCTCGGTCCACGTCAACGCGGCCAACCCGCGCTGGCGTGACGCCGAGAGCGCGCGCGGGTTCGAGACGTACTTCCTCGCCGAAGCGCGCACCGAGGACGCGCGGCGCGTGGCCCGGATGGAGAATGCCTCGGTCCGTTTCGAGACGACCGCCGATGCGACCGATGGCGACCCGCTCTCGTTCATCCTGAACGACCTGGCCCAGAACGAGCACCTCCGTGAGTCGAGCCGGCTGGCCGACCTGGTGCAGGACGCGCTCTCGGGCGTGCACCCCGCGGAGAGCCGCGGCGTGAAACAGGCTGGGTTCATGGTGCTGGCGACGTCCTACATGCCGGCGGTGCTGGTGGAGATCGGCTTCGGAAGCAACCAGCCGGAGGCGCGCTACCTCACCGGCGCAGCCGGTCAGCGCCGACTGGCGCGGGCCATCGCGGACGGCATCGCGCGCTACCTCGCGGAGTACGAACGCCGCGTGGCGGCTGGGAATCCATGACCGCGGGCACAGGCGCACAGCCGCCCAGCCGCACAGTCGCATCGCTCGGTGCGCCCGTGCTCCTGTCCGTCTGTGCCCTCTTGCTGTGCGGCTGCGCCTACTACAACGGCATGTACAACGCCAAGCGCTGGAGCCGCGCGGCGGAACGGTCTGAGCGCGCGGGCCGCACGTCCGAGGCGCGCGAGCGATGGCAGCGCGCGGCGATTCATGCCGAGTCGCTGACCGCGCGTCACCCGCGCTCGCGCTGGGCCGACGACGCCATGCTGGTGCGTGGCCGCGCGGCCCTGCACCTCGAGCTGAACACCGAGGCGGCGGCGCTGCTCACGCGGGCGGCCCGGCAGGCCGGCGAGCCGGAGCAGCGGCTCGAGGCGCTGCTGCTGCTGGGTCGAGCCAACCTGGCGCTGCGGCGTCACGCCGACGCGCGATCGGCCTTCGACTCGGCGGTCGGGTCGTCGTCCAACCAGCGGCGGGCCGAGGCGCTGTTGTACCGCGGCCGGACCCTCCTGGCGATGGGTGCGCCGGCCGACGCGCTCACGGACTTCAACCTGTCCACCCACCCGCGCGCGCGCTTCGAGCGCGCGCGGGCGGCTCTGGCTCTCCGTGACACGGCCTTGGCGCGCGCGACGTTCGATTCGCTGGCCACGGAACGGCGGTACGCGGAGCGCGACTGGCTGCCGGCGCTGGACAGTCTCGCGGCGGCCGGGACGCGGCAGCAGGCGGCGCTGATGGTAGACGCGCTGGCGCGGCGCGAGGATCTCGGCCGCGGCGAGCGCGCCCGGCTTCTTCTGGAGGACGGTGAGCGGGCGGCTAACGCGGGCGATGACGCGGCCGCGCTCTCGAGGTTCGGAGCGGTGGAGGAGTTGGTACCGGACAGTGCCGAGGCCAAGTCCGCCAGCGTGCGCTCGGAGCGGATCGCCCTGCGCGCCGCGCGAACCGACGACGAGGTCGCGGCGATCAGGGAGCGCCTCAGTGATCTGATGCAGCAGGGGGCGGCCGGCGCGCGCGAGGCGCAGCCGCTGCTCCGCCTGCTCGACAAGGCCGACGGTCTGGAGCGTTTGTCGGCGACGCCCGACGCGTTCTGGTATCTTCGCGCCGAGTTGATTCGTGATTCGCTCCGTGCCCC from Gemmatimonadales bacterium includes these protein-coding regions:
- a CDS encoding N-acetylmuramoyl-L-alanine amidase encodes the protein MSARLAAAALLAWYSVAPIAVTIASPRGERRVPVRVERGYPAVAVAQLAPVLSVEAAAPQAGAVSVRVLGRQFDFVLDAGYFRFDGRIYTLAGSPYVARDSVFLPFQWLVEYLPRFFDGVFRYDVARGRFEERPGGAALRPAAPGAALPAVPAVGVRTPAAAHRRRVVALDPGHGGPDLGMTGPLGGRPFLREKDVTLAVSRLVAEELRRRDVGVVLTRTSDTLIALGDRGRIAGARGADLFVSVHVNAANPRWRDAESARGFETYFLAEARTEDARRVARMENASVRFETTADATDGDPLSFILNDLAQNEHLRESSRLADLVQDALSGVHPAESRGVKQAGFMVLATSYMPAVLVEIGFGSNQPEARYLTGAAGQRRLARAIADGIARYLAEYERRVAAGNP
- the smpB gene encoding SsrA-binding protein SmpB, whose product is MASILQPPSTARPPRAARPIRAIARNPRARHDYEILDKWEAGLVLSGTEVKALRAGRATLVGAFARVKRGEVWLEGLHIPPYDAGNIHNHDPLRTRKLLMHRKEIRRLIGAVEQKGFALVPLELYFKGPNAKVVVALGRGKKDHDRREDIKKRDAEREMARVARRR
- a CDS encoding aspartate ammonia-lyase, giving the protein MTDTRIERDPLGELEVPASALYGVQTERARRNFPISGLKPLPAFVDAVILIKKAAALTHRETGRLDARLADAIARAADEVLGGQHRDQFVVDVYQAGAGTSHNMNCNEVLANRANELLGRKRGEYQPIHPNDHVNMAQSTNDVIPTAIRLGALSRLAGLLGALDRLADAFAEKGRAFDHIMKSGRTHLQDATPIRLGQEFAAYTGTIRRGRARIERSADDLRDLGIGGTAVGTGLNAEPQYPTLMVKHLKALTGLELRAGADRVQLMQSLGDVAAFSGALRAYAIDLNKIANDLRLLASGPRTGFAEILLPAVQPGSSIMPGKVNPSIAEMVNQVCYQVMGNDQTVALAAEAGQLELNVMMPVIAHNLIFAMEILTSASAVLNERCVAGIQADEAACAHWLERSPAIVTALAPKIGYAEAAKLAKEAVAKNVTVRQLVEEKGILKGKELEDILDYRKMTELGVPGEGQSSAG
- the moeB gene encoding molybdopterin-synthase adenylyltransferase MoeB, which encodes MTGSRTAAAGSPALTTEELARYARHLVLPQVGIDGQRQLKAARVLLIGMGGLGSPAGLYLAAAGVGTLGLVDFDVVEHSNLQRQVVHGTADVGRSKVASAAARLADVNPNVSIEPHETRLASGNALGILAEYDVIVDGSDNFPTRYLVNDACVLLGKPDVYGSIYRFEGQVSVFWGERGPCYRCLYRDPPTPELVPSCAEGGVLGVLPGIIGSLQAMEAIKLLLGAGDTLVGRLVLLDALKMGFRELTLDKDPGCPACGEHPTIDHLIDYEAFCGVAPPAREGADAMEVTARELKDELERGKRVVLVDVREQYEWEICHIDGSTLIPLGELQDRTAELDPDADIVTICHQGSRARQAAFFLRAEGKKGVRTLTGGVDAWAMDVDRGMAKY
- a CDS encoding Rrf2 family transcriptional regulator → MRVTTWAEYGLMVTIHLARRAGEGPVPAREMAEKEQLPADYVEQILLRLRRAGLVNSVRGARGGYMLARPAAEVSVKDVLDASEHGTFEVNCERHQVGVARCAPDASCSIRPVWQLLHRRIDEVLDAIHLSDLMLDESEVRVAIGLEEAAVPV
- a CDS encoding substrate-binding domain-containing protein is translated as MPSIGSAQAPSRGVVLLATTTSLYDTGLLDSLGPAFERATGYHLRVVAVGSGQALRMGERGDADVLLVHSPASEEAFVRAGNAVRRFVVASNYFTIVGPADDPASVRDAPTAAEAMRRMAAARAVLVSRGDSSGTHQRELLLWREAGGRPAWPGYLESGQGMSMTLLIADERRGYTLTDRATYGSLRSRVSLVPMREREPALLNVYHVIEVNPAGRPRVNAAGARAFADWMVSERVQDLLGRFGESRFGEPLFVPARGREPQP